One Bacteroidota bacterium genomic window carries:
- a CDS encoding transglutaminase domain-containing protein, which translates to MRRLFTILATVSVLLFISSCSYQTYILPASYFFRPMEYNFVSKDMIEEGDRLKAKYPDEDFLYRSWQVTYTFNVDEGKLKKADNNKTSKKKKKIKRDNDDYGGSKGFAGARVTYINGIRTSKRFDEKTVEQVLKNIDTDESDWEKTGVTIDEKHLVDVVALNDNLSYDHVIFYDGTTSVSGVGGQYAKTPSSRFIVPAVTKNYEDAGIFHSDEKMAVMSIPTYVLGNSVQLDYNLNYRDYRYLTSVYFSEDYFVKEKIVSFEIPEGLDVELIEMNFDGYEITRTEGAPPAPADDVEEEDEDDGDSKSKKKKKKTSKKKKKKKTKSSSSGNTKTINYIVKNMPAMKREPYNYGPSHSIPHLLVLCKSYTNGSDTTSLMRNTDDLYSWYNTLTQKMDNKQEDIKKTAEKLIADKTTDEEKISAIFYWVQDNIRYIAFEDGLAGFVPDDCQSVFNKRYGDCKGMANLTKEMLKSVGYDARLTWIGTDRIAYDGTTPSLSAANHMICVVYPDSTDKNKRYFLDGTESFVSFGDYAKRIQGRRVVIEDGEKYIVDSVPEFDHLHNKVIKTENFTIDNKLVKGTVKRVYHGESKTNVIRSYDNMRLDERERALRGFLNDNDFNLSVSGMNHTDFGERSQPFEISYNIEARNRVIEEGKKLFVNTDWDREWANYRIDTARLTHYSFLHKKHTVKTSTIAIPAGYKVASLPAALSITNDYFEFKLSYTQQGNSIVYTKEISLPKGYLHRGQIRAWNEAVDELTDFYDSYIVLTK; encoded by the coding sequence ATGAGGAGACTATTTACAATTTTGGCAACAGTGTCGGTACTGTTGTTCATTAGTTCTTGTTCTTACCAGACCTACATCCTTCCTGCAAGTTACTTCTTCCGGCCGATGGAGTACAATTTTGTGTCGAAAGACATGATTGAAGAAGGCGACCGTCTTAAGGCAAAATACCCTGACGAAGACTTTTTGTACCGCTCTTGGCAGGTTACTTACACATTTAATGTGGATGAAGGAAAGCTGAAAAAGGCTGATAACAACAAAACATCTAAGAAGAAGAAAAAGATTAAAAGAGATAACGATGATTACGGTGGCAGTAAGGGGTTTGCAGGGGCGAGGGTAACCTATATTAACGGTATACGTACCTCTAAACGTTTTGATGAAAAAACGGTAGAGCAAGTATTAAAAAATATAGATACCGATGAATCTGACTGGGAGAAAACAGGCGTTACCATTGATGAAAAACACTTGGTAGATGTAGTTGCGCTAAATGATAACCTAAGCTACGACCACGTGATATTTTATGACGGAACAACATCCGTTTCAGGTGTCGGAGGTCAGTATGCAAAAACTCCAAGTTCAAGGTTTATAGTTCCTGCGGTAACTAAAAACTATGAGGATGCCGGTATTTTCCATTCGGATGAAAAAATGGCGGTAATGTCAATCCCTACCTACGTTTTAGGAAATAGTGTTCAATTGGATTACAACCTGAACTATCGTGATTACCGCTACCTAACTTCGGTATATTTTTCAGAAGACTATTTTGTTAAAGAGAAGATAGTGTCTTTCGAAATTCCCGAAGGGTTGGATGTAGAATTGATAGAGATGAACTTTGACGGGTATGAGATTACCCGTACAGAAGGAGCTCCTCCTGCACCGGCTGATGATGTAGAAGAGGAAGATGAGGACGATGGTGACAGTAAATCGAAGAAAAAGAAGAAAAAAACCTCAAAAAAGAAAAAGAAGAAAAAGACTAAATCAAGCTCATCAGGCAACACCAAAACCATTAACTACATAGTTAAAAATATGCCTGCTATGAAGCGTGAGCCATATAACTATGGCCCTTCGCACAGCATACCGCATTTATTGGTGCTTTGCAAAAGCTACACAAACGGTTCTGATACCACCAGTTTGATGCGTAATACCGATGATTTGTACTCGTGGTATAACACACTTACCCAAAAGATGGACAACAAGCAGGAAGACATTAAGAAAACTGCTGAGAAACTGATTGCGGATAAAACTACCGATGAGGAAAAAATATCGGCCATATTTTACTGGGTACAGGATAACATTCGCTACATAGCTTTTGAAGACGGGCTTGCCGGGTTTGTGCCTGATGATTGCCAAAGCGTGTTTAACAAACGTTATGGTGATTGTAAAGGTATGGCCAACCTTACCAAAGAGATGCTGAAATCAGTTGGGTATGATGCCCGCCTAACTTGGATTGGGACTGACCGTATAGCCTACGACGGAACTACGCCAAGCCTTTCAGCGGCCAACCACATGATTTGCGTGGTATATCCTGATAGTACCGATAAAAACAAACGCTATTTCTTAGACGGTACAGAAAGTTTTGTTTCGTTTGGTGATTATGCCAAACGCATACAAGGACGCAGGGTGGTGATTGAAGACGGAGAAAAATACATTGTTGACTCAGTGCCTGAGTTTGACCATTTGCATAACAAGGTGATTAAAACTGAGAACTTTACTATTGATAATAAATTGGTGAAGGGTACTGTAAAGCGTGTATATCATGGCGAGAGCAAAACAAATGTGATACGCTCTTATGACAATATGCGCCTTGATGAACGCGAACGTGCATTGCGCGGCTTTTTAAATGACAATGATTTTAACCTGTCAGTGTCAGGTATGAATCATACCGATTTTGGGGAGCGCAGCCAGCCGTTTGAAATTTCGTACAACATAGAGGCTCGTAACCGAGTGATTGAAGAGGGTAAAAAGCTGTTTGTAAACACCGACTGGGACCGTGAGTGGGCTAACTACCGAATTGATACAGCACGGTTAACGCATTATTCGTTTTTGCATAAAAAACATACGGTTAAAACTTCAACCATTGCTATCCCTGCCGGATACAAAGTGGCTTCGTTACCTGCGGCGCTGAGCATTACCAATGATTATTTTGAGTTTAAATTATCCTATACACAACAAGGTAATAGTATTGTTTACACCAAAGAAATATCGTTGCCAAAAGGCTATTTGCACCGCGGCCAAATAAGGGCTTGGAATGAGGCCGTTGATGAGCTGACTGATTTTTATGACAGCTATATTGTTTTAACTAAATAA
- a CDS encoding CusA/CzcA family heavy metal efflux RND transporter — MIDRIIAYSIKNKLVIALLMLGLIAWGTVSLMNLPIDAVPDITNNQAQIITSSPSLAAQDIERLVTFPIEQTMATIPGIEEMRSFSRFGLSVVTVVFNDDIDIYWAREQINQRLTLARQQIPAAAGIPEMAPVTTGLGEIFQYTIQPQKGFEDKYDATELRTIQDWVVRRQLLGVEGVADVSSFGGLLKQYEIAIDPDKLRSANITIDEVFAALERNNQNTGGAYIDKNPNAWFIRSEGLVGTMADIEKVVIKNTPGGQPILIRNVANVQMGHAVRYGALTRNDEGEAVGAVVLMLKGANSSKVIDRVKERIAQIEKTLPDGLKIVAYLDRTKLVDNAIGTVTKNLAEGALIVIFVLVLLLGNLRAGLIVASVIPLAMLFAVGMMQLFGVSGNLMSLGAIDFGLIVDGAVIIVEATMHHLGVRNLQRKLTQAEMDDEVYHSAKKIRNAAAFGEIIILIVYLPILALVGIEGKMFGPMAQTVSFAILGAFILSLTYVPMISALFLSKNVSNKRTFSDKLMDFFQRLYSPAIKFALKRKALVITSSVVALAGALILFINMGGEFIPSLDEGDFSVETRVLTGSSLSHTIEISQKAAGILKAKFPEVKEVIGKIGSSEIPTDPMPIEACDMIVVLKDRDEWTSAETRDELAEKMAKELEAIPGVSFGFLQPIQMRFNELMTGARQDVVIKIYGEDLDKLTEYAEKTGKLVAQVQGAQDIYVEKATGLQQMVVNIDREALARYGLDIETVNRALRVGFAGEAAGQVFEGERRFDMVVRLDKNNRQNIEDLKGLYVPAPNGQNVPLEQIADIDFVSGPNQIQRDDAKRRIVIGFNVRGRDVQSIVEEVKAKMETQVKFSPGYYATYGGTFKNFEEARNRLAIAVPVALLLIFVLLYFTFHSIGQSLLIFTAIPFSAIGGVLALWLRDMPFSISAGVGFIALFGVAVLNGIVLIGEFNRLKKEGYTQLNRIILKGTAVRLRPVIMTALVASLGFLPMALSNSSGAEVQKPLATVVIGGLITATLLTLLVLPVLYSLFTKSSFTKKLPVTPAITCLALALIPFTGAAQTPLTLETAINTALQNNYGIQASKQEVTHRQLLKKTSSDIGKTNINVMLGQYNSIQTDNNITISQTLPFPTVLGKRAQLATETVKSSQLQLSANENSLVKAVKQTWHEIVYLLANEKLLVEQDSLYKGFVQTASARYAAGETNLLEKTTALARQGLATDALQQHRALLNSKYTYLQLLLNTPDSLQFPAVSFEAKTGSTLADSNQLHKNPLLQWWQQQQVIAYKQKQVEGALLLPDITIGYFSQTLIGTQTIGGNSVFYGSEKRFTGMQVGISIPLWFAPQTAKVRAAETQQLISQTQYKQAELELNTGYKQAVLEFTKSKTSLDYYTNTALPNAQLIMEQAQKAWKSGEIGYVEYLQSLSAAIEIKQNHLQALNNYNQAVIEIEYLLGIK, encoded by the coding sequence ATGATTGACAGGATTATTGCATATTCCATAAAAAACAAGTTGGTTATTGCCCTGCTGATGTTGGGGTTAATAGCTTGGGGTACAGTTTCGCTGATGAACCTGCCCATTGATGCCGTGCCAGACATCACCAACAATCAGGCACAAATTATTACCTCGTCGCCCTCATTGGCAGCACAAGATATTGAAAGGCTGGTAACCTTCCCTATCGAACAAACGATGGCCACCATACCCGGCATTGAAGAAATGCGTTCCTTTTCTCGTTTCGGCCTTTCGGTAGTTACTGTTGTTTTTAACGATGATATAGATATTTACTGGGCGCGGGAACAAATAAACCAACGCCTCACATTAGCCCGTCAACAAATACCTGCCGCCGCAGGAATACCTGAAATGGCACCGGTAACTACAGGCTTAGGCGAGATATTCCAATACACGATACAACCCCAAAAAGGGTTTGAGGATAAATACGATGCAACAGAACTGCGCACCATACAAGACTGGGTGGTACGCCGCCAATTGTTAGGAGTTGAAGGTGTGGCCGATGTAAGCAGTTTCGGCGGGCTATTGAAGCAATACGAAATTGCTATTGACCCTGATAAGTTGAGGAGTGCCAATATTACCATAGACGAAGTGTTTGCAGCATTGGAGCGTAACAACCAAAATACTGGCGGGGCATATATTGATAAAAACCCAAACGCTTGGTTTATACGCAGTGAAGGTTTGGTAGGCACAATGGCCGATATTGAAAAAGTGGTTATTAAAAACACCCCCGGCGGCCAGCCTATATTGATACGAAATGTAGCCAATGTGCAAATGGGGCACGCAGTACGATACGGCGCACTTACCCGAAACGATGAAGGAGAAGCGGTTGGAGCAGTAGTATTAATGCTGAAAGGTGCCAACTCATCAAAAGTGATTGACAGGGTAAAAGAACGCATCGCCCAAATTGAAAAAACACTACCCGACGGATTAAAAATTGTTGCCTACCTCGACCGTACGAAACTGGTAGATAACGCCATAGGTACCGTAACTAAAAACCTTGCTGAAGGTGCTTTGATAGTAATTTTTGTGCTGGTATTGCTGTTGGGCAACCTGCGTGCAGGATTAATTGTAGCATCAGTAATACCCTTAGCTATGTTGTTTGCCGTGGGGATGATGCAGTTGTTCGGCGTATCGGGTAATTTGATGAGCTTAGGTGCTATCGACTTTGGGTTGATTGTGGACGGAGCTGTAATTATTGTAGAAGCCACCATGCACCATTTGGGGGTAAGAAACCTGCAACGCAAACTCACCCAAGCCGAAATGGACGATGAGGTGTATCATTCAGCCAAAAAAATACGGAATGCCGCCGCCTTCGGAGAAATCATCATCTTGATTGTGTACCTGCCCATACTTGCCTTGGTAGGTATAGAGGGGAAAATGTTCGGCCCTATGGCACAAACGGTATCGTTTGCCATTTTAGGAGCGTTCATTCTCTCTCTTACCTATGTTCCGATGATTTCGGCACTATTTCTCAGCAAAAACGTATCCAACAAACGTACCTTTTCTGATAAACTGATGGACTTTTTCCAACGCTTATACAGTCCTGCCATCAAGTTTGCCCTTAAAAGAAAAGCACTGGTTATCACCAGCTCCGTCGTTGCCCTTGCAGGAGCACTAATACTGTTTATAAACATGGGCGGCGAGTTTATCCCCTCGCTAGACGAAGGCGATTTTTCAGTAGAAACAAGGGTACTTACAGGTTCATCGTTAAGCCACACTATCGAAATAAGCCAAAAAGCCGCAGGCATACTAAAAGCGAAGTTTCCCGAAGTAAAAGAAGTGATAGGGAAAATTGGTTCGTCGGAAATACCTACCGACCCCATGCCCATTGAAGCTTGCGACATGATTGTAGTGCTGAAAGACCGCGACGAATGGACGAGTGCGGAAACCCGTGATGAACTGGCTGAAAAAATGGCAAAGGAACTGGAGGCCATCCCCGGGGTGAGTTTCGGGTTTTTGCAACCCATACAAATGCGGTTTAACGAGCTAATGACCGGAGCAAGGCAAGACGTAGTAATTAAAATTTACGGCGAAGACCTTGATAAACTTACTGAGTATGCTGAAAAAACAGGAAAACTGGTAGCACAAGTGCAAGGTGCGCAAGACATTTATGTGGAGAAAGCTACCGGCTTGCAGCAAATGGTGGTGAATATAGACCGCGAAGCACTGGCACGCTACGGCCTTGATATTGAAACCGTAAACCGTGCCTTACGGGTAGGTTTTGCGGGAGAAGCCGCCGGGCAGGTTTTTGAAGGCGAACGCCGTTTTGATATGGTGGTGAGACTGGACAAAAACAATCGGCAAAATATTGAAGATTTGAAAGGATTATATGTTCCTGCCCCCAACGGGCAAAACGTACCCCTTGAACAGATTGCAGACATTGATTTTGTGAGCGGCCCCAACCAAATACAACGCGACGATGCCAAACGCCGTATTGTGATTGGCTTTAACGTGCGCGGACGGGATGTACAAAGCATTGTAGAAGAAGTGAAAGCAAAAATGGAAACCCAAGTAAAATTCTCACCGGGTTATTATGCCACCTACGGCGGTACTTTTAAAAACTTTGAAGAGGCACGCAACCGCCTTGCCATTGCTGTTCCCGTAGCTTTACTACTCATCTTCGTACTGCTGTATTTCACCTTTCACTCCATCGGGCAAAGCCTGCTTATATTCACAGCCATTCCCTTTTCGGCTATTGGCGGTGTTTTGGCATTGTGGCTGCGCGATATGCCCTTTAGTATCTCGGCAGGTGTAGGGTTTATCGCACTGTTTGGGGTAGCCGTATTAAACGGTATCGTGTTGATTGGAGAGTTTAACCGACTGAAAAAAGAAGGATATACCCAACTCAACCGCATTATATTAAAGGGTACCGCCGTACGCTTGCGCCCCGTTATTATGACTGCTTTAGTGGCTTCTTTAGGCTTTTTACCCATGGCACTTTCAAACTCATCGGGTGCAGAAGTACAAAAACCACTTGCCACCGTAGTAATAGGCGGGCTTATTACTGCTACCTTATTAACCTTGTTAGTCCTGCCTGTGCTATACAGCCTCTTTACTAAATCCTCATTCACTAAAAAACTTCCAGTTACCCCCGCAATAACTTGTCTTGCATTGGCTTTGATTCCATTTACAGGCGCAGCCCAAACTCCGCTTACGCTTGAAACGGCCATTAACACTGCCCTGCAAAACAATTATGGCATACAGGCATCAAAGCAAGAAGTTACTCATCGGCAGCTGCTCAAAAAAACAAGCTCTGATATTGGGAAAACTAACATCAACGTAATGTTAGGGCAGTATAACAGTATCCAAACCGATAATAACATTACAATTAGCCAAACACTGCCCTTCCCTACGGTATTGGGCAAGCGGGCACAATTAGCTACCGAAACGGTAAAAAGCAGCCAATTGCAATTATCAGCCAACGAAAACAGCCTTGTAAAAGCTGTAAAACAAACGTGGCATGAAATAGTGTACCTGCTGGCTAATGAAAAGCTTTTGGTTGAACAAGACAGCTTGTACAAAGGGTTTGTCCAAACGGCTTCAGCACGTTATGCAGCCGGAGAAACCAACTTGCTTGAAAAAACCACCGCCCTTGCCCGACAAGGACTTGCCACCGATGCACTGCAACAACACCGTGCACTGCTAAACAGCAAATACACGTATTTACAACTGTTGCTAAACACCCCTGATAGTCTGCAATTTCCTGCGGTTTCGTTTGAAGCAAAAACAGGCAGTACCCTTGCCGATAGCAACCAATTGCACAAAAACCCTTTGCTGCAATGGTGGCAACAGCAACAAGTAATTGCATATAAACAAAAACAAGTAGAGGGGGCATTGTTACTACCCGATATTACCATCGGCTACTTTAGCCAAACGCTTATCGGTACGCAAACCATTGGCGGAAACTCGGTATTCTATGGTAGCGAAAAGCGGTTCACCGGTATGCAGGTGGGAATAAGCATTCCCTTGTGGTTTGCCCCGCAAACAGCTAAAGTAAGGGCTGCTGAAACGCAACAGCTTATCAGTCAAACACAATACAAACAGGCTGAACTTGAACTAAACACAGGGTATAAACAAGCTGTTTTGGAGTTTACTAAAAGCAAAACCTCGTTGGATTACTACACAAACACTGCTTTGCCCAATGCGCAGCTTATTATGGAGCAAGCCCAAAAAGCATGGAAAAGCGGTGAAATAGGTTATGTAGAATACCTGCAAAGCCTATCGGCAGCTATTGAGATAAAACAAAACCATTTACAGGCTTTGAATAATTACAACCAAGCAGTAATTGAAATTGAATACCTGCTGGGCATTAAATAA